Proteins encoded together in one Halorubellus sp. JP-L1 window:
- a CDS encoding deoxyribonuclease IV has protein sequence MLKVGAHVSIAGGVDNAVENQLDIGGNCGQIFTHSPQVWDHGSIEDEEAAAFRDGTATSLEGPWVIHASYLVNLCTPKDGLREKSIDSMQQEVDAAEALGIDYVNVHLGAHTGAGVEGGIENAASALDELDVPEGVTVLVESDAGSGTKLGGQFEHLASVLEQSEQDLDVCLDTAHMFAAGYDLSSPEAVEATMAEFDDVVGFEHLECVHLNDSKHACGTNKDEHAHVGEGLIGAEGMRAFVNHDAIVDGEIPLVLETPTEDGKSFAWNVDRVQELRDDHDA, from the coding sequence ATGCTAAAGGTCGGTGCGCACGTCTCCATCGCCGGGGGCGTCGACAACGCGGTCGAGAACCAGCTAGATATCGGTGGGAACTGCGGGCAGATCTTCACGCACTCCCCGCAGGTGTGGGACCACGGGAGCATCGAGGACGAGGAGGCGGCGGCGTTCCGCGACGGCACGGCGACGTCGCTCGAGGGGCCGTGGGTCATCCACGCGTCGTACCTCGTGAACCTCTGCACGCCGAAGGACGGCCTCCGCGAGAAGTCGATCGACTCGATGCAGCAGGAGGTCGACGCGGCGGAAGCGCTCGGTATCGACTACGTGAACGTCCACCTGGGCGCGCACACGGGTGCGGGCGTCGAGGGCGGTATCGAGAACGCCGCGAGCGCGCTCGACGAACTCGACGTTCCGGAGGGCGTGACGGTGCTCGTCGAGTCCGACGCCGGCAGTGGGACGAAGCTCGGCGGGCAGTTCGAGCACCTCGCGAGCGTCCTCGAGCAGTCCGAGCAGGACCTCGACGTCTGCCTGGACACCGCGCACATGTTCGCCGCGGGCTACGACCTCTCCTCTCCGGAAGCAGTCGAAGCGACGATGGCGGAGTTCGACGACGTCGTCGGGTTCGAGCACCTCGAGTGCGTGCACCTGAACGACTCGAAGCACGCGTGCGGGACGAACAAGGACGAGCACGCGCACGTCGGCGAGGGCCTGATCGGCGCCGAGGGCATGCGTGCGTTCGTGAACCACGACGCCATCGTCGACGGCGAGATCCCGCTCGTTCTGGAGACGCCGACGGAGGACGGGAAGAGCTTCGCGTGGAACGTCGACCGCGTGCAGGAGCTCCGCGACGACCACGACGCCTGA
- a CDS encoding DUF4442 domain-containing protein yields the protein MSESWRTRLARLKFNLFPVYRGTGGRVRYIREDWQEIRVEIPYSWRTRNYMGTTFGGSIYGACDPMHAMLLIKNLDEDEYAVWDTEATVDFVKPGRTDLYARFELEDAEVAAVKAAVDEDGAVNRAYEVDVVDEDGVVHATVENVVHVAKR from the coding sequence ATGAGCGAGTCCTGGCGAACGCGACTGGCGCGACTGAAGTTCAACCTCTTCCCGGTCTATCGCGGCACGGGCGGTCGCGTCCGGTACATCCGCGAGGACTGGCAGGAGATCCGCGTCGAGATTCCCTACTCGTGGCGCACGCGGAACTACATGGGGACGACGTTCGGCGGGTCGATCTACGGGGCGTGCGACCCGATGCACGCGATGCTCCTGATCAAGAACCTCGACGAGGACGAGTACGCGGTGTGGGACACCGAGGCGACCGTCGACTTCGTGAAGCCGGGGCGGACCGACCTGTACGCGCGGTTCGAGCTGGAGGACGCGGAGGTCGCAGCGGTGAAGGCGGCGGTCGACGAGGACGGCGCGGTGAATCGCGCTTACGAGGTGGACGTCGTGGACGAGGACGGGGTCGTGCACGCGACCGTCGAGAACGTCGTGCACGTCGCGAAGCGCTGA
- a CDS encoding helix-turn-helix transcriptional regulator yields MADDSVSDAFAALGDATRVAILEALVDERRENPTDPGLSFSALRERVGVADSGRFNYHLGKLRGQFVELDDGTYSLTDVGNEVVGAILAGTYDDAADLEPTGLGDDCPLCERELSARFEDGVLTVECDDEHSLLVTTVPPAAVADRTVAELVAFAVRTTYARLDLVTAGICSECYGPVDATVDATDADDDALPEYGYRTTCRRCGYTTRSAAAVAALREPAFVSFCHDHGVNIRDRLPWTLPGIVDGETLQVADDPPRYKARIELDGDVLVLELDGEGEVVDATRERTE; encoded by the coding sequence ATGGCCGACGACAGCGTCTCGGACGCGTTCGCCGCGCTCGGCGACGCGACCCGCGTCGCCATCCTCGAAGCGCTCGTCGACGAGCGGCGCGAGAACCCCACGGACCCGGGGCTGTCGTTCAGCGCGCTCCGGGAGCGCGTCGGCGTCGCGGACTCCGGGCGCTTCAACTACCACCTGGGGAAGCTCCGCGGGCAGTTCGTCGAACTCGACGACGGCACGTACTCGCTGACGGACGTCGGGAACGAGGTCGTCGGCGCCATCCTCGCGGGCACGTACGACGACGCCGCGGACCTCGAGCCGACCGGGCTCGGCGACGATTGCCCGCTCTGCGAGCGCGAACTCTCCGCGCGGTTCGAGGACGGCGTCCTCACCGTCGAGTGCGACGACGAACACTCGCTGCTCGTGACGACCGTCCCGCCCGCGGCGGTCGCCGACCGGACCGTCGCCGAGCTCGTCGCGTTCGCCGTCCGGACGACGTACGCGCGCCTGGACCTCGTCACCGCCGGTATCTGCTCGGAGTGCTACGGGCCCGTCGACGCTACGGTCGACGCGACCGATGCGGACGACGACGCGCTCCCCGAGTACGGGTACCGGACGACGTGCCGGCGCTGCGGGTACACCACGCGGTCCGCGGCGGCGGTCGCGGCGCTCCGCGAGCCCGCGTTCGTCTCGTTCTGTCACGACCACGGCGTGAACATCCGCGACCGCTTGCCGTGGACGCTCCCCGGGATCGTCGACGGCGAGACGCTGCAAGTCGCCGACGACCCGCCGCGCTACAAGGCCCGCATCGAACTCGACGGAGACGTGCTCGTTCTGGAACTCGACGGCGAGGGCGAGGTCGTCGACGCCACCCGGGAGCGAACGGAGTGA
- the ftsZ gene encoding cell division protein FtsZ has product MQDIVQDALENEEEEKKKQQDIDGGDFGDPRIVIVGAGGAGNNTVNRLYNIGVEGAETIAINTDKQHLKMIEADTKILVGKSLTNGLGAGGDPSMGERATEMAQGTIKEVLGEADLVFVTAGMGGGTGTGAAPVVSKIAKEQGAIVVGMVSTPFNVERARTVKAEEGLEKLREEADSIIVLDNNRLLDYVPNLPIGKAFSVMDQIIAETVKGISETITQPSLINLDYADMTSIMNQGGVAVMLVGETQDKNKTREVVNDAMNHPLLDVDYRGASGGLVHITGGPDLTLKEAEGIADNITERLEASANVIWGARIQENYKGKVRVMAIMTGVQSAQVLGPSTQKQADKSRQAIDGVDGVGGGQEPEFDASQNVSGEGSFGQSGAQSDGGRSEVEQNNGLDVIR; this is encoded by the coding sequence ATGCAGGATATAGTTCAGGACGCCCTCGAGAACGAGGAAGAGGAGAAGAAGAAACAGCAGGACATCGATGGCGGCGACTTCGGTGACCCGCGCATCGTGATCGTCGGCGCAGGTGGCGCCGGCAACAACACCGTCAACCGGCTGTACAACATCGGCGTCGAAGGCGCCGAGACGATCGCGATCAACACGGACAAACAGCACCTGAAGATGATCGAGGCCGACACCAAGATCCTCGTGGGGAAGTCCCTCACGAACGGACTCGGTGCCGGTGGCGATCCGTCGATGGGCGAGCGCGCCACGGAGATGGCCCAGGGCACGATCAAGGAGGTCCTCGGCGAAGCCGACCTCGTGTTCGTGACCGCTGGCATGGGTGGCGGGACCGGCACCGGCGCCGCGCCCGTCGTCTCCAAGATCGCCAAAGAGCAGGGTGCGATCGTCGTCGGGATGGTCTCGACGCCGTTCAACGTGGAGCGCGCGCGGACGGTGAAGGCCGAGGAAGGCCTGGAGAAGCTCCGCGAGGAAGCGGACTCCATCATCGTCCTCGACAACAATCGACTGCTGGATTACGTCCCCAACCTCCCGATCGGGAAGGCGTTCTCCGTGATGGACCAGATCATCGCGGAGACCGTCAAGGGGATCTCGGAGACGATCACGCAGCCGTCGCTTATCAACCTGGACTACGCGGACATGACGAGCATCATGAACCAGGGCGGTGTGGCCGTGATGCTGGTCGGCGAGACCCAGGACAAGAACAAGACGCGCGAGGTGGTGAACGACGCGATGAACCATCCGCTGTTGGACGTGGACTACCGTGGTGCATCCGGTGGTCTCGTTCACATCACTGGTGGACCGGACCTCACTCTCAAAGAGGCGGAGGGCATCGCGGACAACATCACCGAACGCTTGGAGGCGAGCGCGAACGTCATCTGGGGCGCGCGCATCCAGGAGAACTACAAGGGCAAGGTCCGCGTCATGGCGATCATGACGGGCGTGCAGTCCGCGCAAGTGCTCGGACCGAGTACGCAGAAGCAAGCGGACAAGTCCCGGCAGGCTATCGACGGCGTGGATGGCGTCGGTGGCGGCCAGGAGCCCGAGTTCGACGCGAGCCAGAACGTCTCCGGCGAGGGGTCGTTCGGTCAGTCTGGCGCGCAGAGCGACGGCGGGCGGAGCGAGGTCGAGCAGAACAACGGCCTGGACGTCATCCGCTGA
- a CDS encoding aminopeptidase produces MDPRIEQHAEVIVEHSTSVEADDNVRVVAPAVAEDLVVAIAEKLGEKGANPAYHLRSPRASRAYMRAADEDSFSLADHRLAEMEETDVVVLIRGDENTSETGDVDPAKVAAASKAGKAIQEERMDTRWVGTQYPAPGNAQDAEMSTEAYADFVYEAVNKDWDAQREHQAQMVEILDPADEVRIVSGETTDLRMSVDGMVTANDYGELNLPGGEVYTAPRPESVEGEVLFDMPLVRQGREIEDARLVFEEGEVVEYEAAKNEDVLGAVLDTDDGARRLGELGIGMNRDIDRFTYNMLFDEKMGDTVHLAVGKAIEHTVPDGEPLNESATHMDMIVDMSEDSFIEVDGEVVQRDGTFRFEE; encoded by the coding sequence ATGGACCCACGCATCGAGCAGCACGCCGAGGTCATCGTCGAGCACTCAACGAGCGTCGAGGCGGACGACAACGTGCGGGTCGTCGCGCCGGCCGTCGCGGAGGACCTCGTGGTCGCGATCGCGGAGAAACTCGGCGAGAAGGGCGCGAACCCCGCGTATCATCTGCGGAGTCCGCGGGCGTCGCGAGCGTACATGCGGGCGGCGGACGAGGACTCGTTCTCGCTCGCCGACCACAGGCTCGCGGAGATGGAGGAGACGGACGTCGTCGTCCTGATCCGGGGCGACGAGAACACGAGCGAGACGGGCGACGTCGACCCGGCGAAGGTGGCCGCCGCGTCGAAGGCGGGGAAAGCCATCCAGGAGGAACGGATGGACACGCGGTGGGTGGGGACGCAGTATCCGGCGCCGGGGAACGCCCAGGACGCGGAGATGAGCACGGAAGCGTACGCGGACTTCGTGTACGAGGCGGTGAACAAGGACTGGGACGCCCAGCGCGAGCACCAGGCGCAGATGGTGGAGATCCTCGATCCCGCGGACGAGGTCCGCATCGTCTCCGGGGAGACGACGGACCTCCGGATGAGCGTCGACGGGATGGTGACGGCGAACGACTACGGCGAACTGAACCTCCCCGGCGGCGAGGTGTACACGGCGCCGCGACCGGAGAGCGTCGAGGGCGAGGTCCTGTTCGACATGCCGCTGGTTCGACAGGGTCGCGAGATTGAGGACGCGCGCCTCGTCTTCGAGGAGGGCGAGGTCGTCGAGTACGAAGCCGCGAAGAACGAGGACGTCCTCGGGGCGGTGCTGGACACCGACGACGGCGCGCGTCGCCTCGGCGAACTCGGCATCGGGATGAATCGCGACATCGACCGGTTCACGTACAACATGCTGTTCGACGAGAAGATGGGCGACACCGTCCACCTCGCGGTCGGGAAGGCCATCGAGCACACCGTCCCGGACGGCGAACCGTTGAACGAGTCCGCGACGCACATGGACATGATCGTCGACATGAGCGAGGACAGCTTCATCGAGGTCGACGGCGAGGTCGTCCAGCGCGACGGGACGTTCCGGTTCGAGGAGTAG
- a CDS encoding RIO1 family regulatory kinase/ATPase yields MVQNVAPMMVDLEQEDFNLLSGVEQGMRFSEWVQRGKLPDFSGLTAENVEYRLDRCLDRSLIQRKTIQYEGYKLTPEGYDALALHTFAERDTVQGFGSSLGVGKESDVYEVQSYKPMALKYHREGYTNFREVMKERDYTSDRDHVSWLYTARKAAEREFERLEALYPDVAVPRPVDHNRHAIVMEKMEGVELARTRVESAQVVGVLDLVLSEMATAYDAGFVHADMSEYNVFLAESGVTVFDWPQAVPADHENAREFLARDVDNIVGYFQRKYPSDVPELDRGDLVDALVASEFETVREHVP; encoded by the coding sequence ATGGTCCAGAACGTCGCGCCGATGATGGTCGACCTCGAACAGGAGGACTTCAACCTCCTGTCGGGTGTCGAGCAGGGGATGCGGTTCTCGGAGTGGGTGCAGCGCGGGAAGCTCCCGGACTTCTCGGGGTTGACCGCCGAGAACGTCGAGTACCGCCTGGACCGCTGTCTCGACCGGAGCCTGATCCAGCGGAAGACGATCCAGTACGAGGGCTACAAGCTCACGCCGGAGGGCTACGACGCCCTCGCCCTGCACACGTTCGCGGAACGCGACACCGTGCAGGGGTTCGGGTCGAGTCTCGGCGTCGGGAAGGAATCGGACGTGTACGAGGTGCAGTCCTACAAGCCGATGGCGCTGAAGTACCACCGCGAGGGGTACACGAACTTCCGCGAGGTGATGAAGGAACGCGACTACACGAGCGACCGCGACCACGTCTCCTGGCTGTACACCGCGCGGAAGGCCGCCGAACGCGAGTTCGAGCGCCTGGAGGCGCTGTATCCCGACGTCGCGGTGCCGCGGCCGGTCGACCACAACCGACACGCGATCGTGATGGAGAAGATGGAGGGCGTGGAGCTGGCGCGGACGCGCGTGGAGTCCGCGCAGGTCGTCGGCGTCCTCGATCTCGTGCTCTCGGAGATGGCGACCGCGTACGACGCCGGGTTCGTGCACGCGGACATGAGCGAGTACAACGTCTTCCTCGCCGAATCGGGCGTGACGGTGTTCGACTGGCCACAGGCCGTCCCCGCCGATCACGAGAACGCGCGCGAGTTCCTCGCGCGCGACGTCGACAACATCGTCGGGTACTTCCAGCGCAAGTACCCGAGCGACGTCCCCGAACTCGACCGCGGCGACCTCGT
- a CDS encoding methyltransferase domain-containing protein yields the protein MRRFDETYLERTRSGMWADSVAALDALDLPGRERVLDVGCGTGEFSRVLARETPGEVVGCDADPDLLAVAREHVPVVAGDATRLPVRDGAFDLVACQALLVNLPDPAAAVREFARASSDLVAVVEPDNAAVTVESTVETEPGLARAARAAYIAGSSVDPALGADAAGVLEDAGLVDVTTRRYDHTRTVEPPYDDADLQAVAKKANGAGLASDAASLRRVLSDGEYDDLRASWREMGREAAAQTADGDYRRTETVPFYVTTGRVPGDD from the coding sequence GTGCGACGATTCGACGAGACGTACCTCGAACGCACGCGCAGCGGGATGTGGGCGGACTCCGTCGCGGCGCTGGACGCGCTCGACCTCCCGGGCCGCGAGCGCGTGCTCGACGTCGGCTGCGGCACCGGCGAGTTCTCACGCGTGCTCGCACGAGAGACGCCCGGGGAGGTCGTCGGGTGCGACGCCGACCCCGACCTGCTCGCGGTCGCACGCGAGCACGTTCCCGTCGTCGCCGGGGACGCGACGCGGCTCCCGGTCCGCGACGGCGCGTTCGACCTCGTCGCGTGCCAGGCGCTCCTCGTGAACCTCCCCGACCCCGCAGCCGCCGTCCGGGAGTTCGCGCGCGCCTCCAGCGACCTGGTCGCGGTCGTCGAACCGGACAATGCCGCCGTCACCGTCGAGTCGACCGTCGAGACCGAACCGGGACTCGCCAGGGCCGCTCGCGCCGCGTACATCGCGGGCTCCTCGGTCGACCCCGCGCTCGGCGCGGACGCCGCCGGCGTCCTCGAAGACGCCGGTCTCGTCGACGTCACCACGCGCCGGTACGATCACACGCGCACCGTCGAGCCGCCGTACGACGACGCCGACCTCCAGGCGGTCGCGAAGAAGGCCAACGGCGCCGGGCTCGCGAGCGACGCCGCGAGCCTCCGCCGGGTGCTCTCCGACGGCGAGTACGACGACCTCCGCGCGTCCTGGCGCGAGATGGGCCGCGAAGCCGCAGCGCAGACCGCCGACGGCGACTACCGCCGAACGGAGACCGTCCCGTTCTACGTGACGACCGGCCGCGTTCCCGGCGACGACTGA
- a CDS encoding HAD family hydrolase has protein sequence MAVSFDLFGTLVDVTRPDDPAEAVARELRERDVAVPYDWGAAYREVHVDAPEGAEVPLPAHVARALASRGVDAPGNAPRRAVVAAFDPDVTVRPGAREAVAAAREHGPVAVCSNCAVPGLVRTTLVRADVREEFDAVVASAACGWRKPDARVFERTADALDCDPRDLVHVGDADADAGVEDVGGHFVDVRTVPPAELADVVASFAASADTGGDEASTDRTDEGGSR, from the coding sequence GTGGCAGTATCGTTCGACCTGTTCGGGACGCTCGTCGACGTGACTCGCCCCGACGACCCCGCCGAAGCGGTCGCGCGCGAACTCCGGGAGCGCGACGTCGCGGTCCCCTATGATTGGGGGGCGGCGTACCGCGAGGTGCACGTGGACGCGCCCGAGGGCGCCGAGGTGCCGTTGCCGGCGCACGTCGCTCGCGCGCTGGCGAGCCGTGGCGTCGACGCGCCCGGGAACGCGCCCCGTCGCGCGGTCGTCGCTGCGTTCGACCCCGACGTCACCGTCCGTCCTGGCGCGCGCGAGGCGGTCGCGGCAGCACGCGAGCACGGGCCCGTCGCCGTGTGTTCGAACTGCGCGGTCCCCGGGCTCGTGCGGACGACGCTCGTCCGCGCGGACGTGCGCGAGGAGTTCGACGCGGTCGTCGCGAGCGCGGCCTGCGGGTGGCGCAAACCCGACGCGCGGGTCTTCGAGCGGACCGCGGACGCGCTCGACTGCGACCCCCGAGACCTCGTGCACGTCGGCGACGCGGACGCGGACGCCGGCGTCGAGGACGTCGGCGGGCACTTCGTGGACGTCCGGACGGTTCCGCCGGCCGAGCTCGCCGACGTCGTCGCGTCGTTCGCCGCGAGCGCCGACACCGGAGGCGACGAAGCGAGCACTGACCGGACCGACGAGGGGGGGTCGCGGTGA
- a CDS encoding MBL fold metallo-hydrolase, with amino-acid sequence MSGDSDADRMDCTLLGTGDITGVPAPFRDLDDAGASARRRRCGLLVETDAATLLFDAPPDFRDGVRDRGVRSVDATFLTHWHHDHVGGIDDIAMVADRVGDRLYRTETASERFSREKPYLDDAFDERTLEHGVPVQVGDATVTPIPVAHDRPAFDTVAFRVETGDASVVYAPDFGTWCPDRPGGDRYRDADLAILEATSVVSPDLLDELDTTDAPVADAAAHRTVLVHVNEHHLERDTATLAADVADRGYELGADFETYTI; translated from the coding sequence ATGTCGGGCGATTCCGACGCCGACCGCATGGACTGCACGCTCCTCGGTACCGGCGACATCACGGGCGTCCCCGCCCCGTTCCGGGACCTCGACGACGCCGGCGCGAGCGCGCGCCGCCGCCGCTGCGGCCTGCTCGTCGAGACCGACGCCGCCACCCTCCTGTTCGACGCGCCACCGGACTTCCGCGACGGCGTCCGCGACCGCGGCGTTCGCAGCGTCGACGCGACGTTCCTCACGCACTGGCACCACGACCACGTCGGCGGCATCGACGACATCGCCATGGTCGCAGACCGGGTCGGCGACCGCCTCTACCGGACCGAGACCGCGAGCGAGCGCTTCTCGCGGGAGAAGCCGTACCTCGACGACGCCTTCGACGAACGCACGCTCGAACACGGCGTCCCCGTCCAGGTCGGCGACGCCACTGTCACGCCGATCCCCGTAGCTCACGACCGACCCGCATTCGACACGGTCGCGTTCCGCGTCGAGACCGGCGACGCCAGCGTCGTCTACGCCCCCGACTTCGGGACGTGGTGCCCCGACCGACCCGGCGGCGACCGCTACCGCGACGCCGACCTTGCGATACTGGAAGCGACGAGCGTCGTCTCACCCGACCTGCTCGACGAACTCGACACCACCGACGCTCCCGTCGCCGACGCCGCCGCCCACCGCACCGTCCTCGTCCACGTCAACGAACACCACCTCGAGCGCGACACCGCCACCCTCGCCGCCGACGTCGCCGACCGGGGCTACGAACTCGGCGCAGACTTCGAGACGTACACGATCTGA
- a CDS encoding zinc ribbon domain-containing protein, which yields MSKITVRADDDLVAQLEALEASKSQVVREALRAYLDDGSRASGRLTDGEVIEDADGGAVAGDDGTLDALVRERVDEIVAERVDAALSARGVGRRASPQDVNVTIAVEGAVSDIESSTGGVDASGTNGEESTAASDGDGSTAASDADESAPSDVDEEDVSDASRAPESAGEASSSCAQCGEALDSEHVYCPNCGEKTSRRAFCECGDELRSDWAFCPGCGRRTPAADVLEPE from the coding sequence ATGAGTAAGATAACCGTCCGCGCGGACGACGACCTGGTCGCGCAACTGGAGGCCCTGGAGGCGTCCAAGAGCCAGGTGGTTCGCGAGGCGCTCCGGGCGTACCTCGACGACGGGTCGAGGGCGTCGGGTCGCCTGACGGACGGGGAGGTCATCGAGGACGCAGACGGTGGTGCTGTCGCGGGCGACGACGGGACGCTCGACGCGCTCGTTCGCGAGCGCGTGGACGAGATCGTTGCCGAGCGCGTCGACGCGGCGCTGTCGGCGCGCGGCGTCGGGCGGCGGGCGTCGCCGCAGGACGTCAACGTCACCATCGCGGTCGAGGGTGCGGTGTCAGACATCGAGTCGTCCACGGGTGGCGTGGACGCCTCGGGAACGAACGGCGAGGAGTCGACTGCGGCGTCGGACGGTGACGGGTCGACTGCTGCGTCGGACGCGGACGAGTCGGCGCCGTCGGACGTGGACGAGGAAGACGTGTCGGACGCCTCGCGCGCGCCGGAGTCGGCTGGCGAGGCGTCGTCGTCGTGCGCGCAGTGCGGCGAGGCGCTCGATTCGGAGCACGTGTACTGCCCGAACTGCGGGGAGAAGACGTCCCGTCGGGCGTTCTGCGAGTGCGGGGACGAGCTGCGATCGGACTGGGCGTTCTGTCCGGGCTGTGGTCGTCGGACGCCCGCCGCCGACGTCCTCGAACCGGAGTAA
- a CDS encoding TIGR00269 family protein, with protein MECSKCERDAVMHAAYSGAHLCDAHFAESVERRVRRRVREDGLVPRDATPENPETWVVGLSGGKDSVVLTQILHETFAKDPRIEIVALTIHEGIEGYRDESVDACLELTEDLEIRHEVVSYSEEFGVEMDDVVEDDPEGMAACAYCGVFRRDLLEEYADEYGADKLLTGHNLDDEAQTALMNFLEGDVAQIAKHFDASLGPFGDDDGPTREDQENFVPRAKPLRDVPEKEVALYCHLRDLPAHITECPHASEAYRGEIQELLHGLEENHPGTRHSILAGYEELAGIVASEHHSDAEDTREKADLGDCERCGSTTTRDVCRKCQLLDALDA; from the coding sequence ATGGAGTGTTCGAAGTGCGAGCGGGACGCGGTGATGCACGCGGCGTACTCGGGGGCGCACCTCTGCGACGCGCACTTCGCGGAGTCCGTCGAGCGTCGCGTTCGACGGCGCGTCCGCGAGGACGGACTCGTGCCGCGCGACGCGACGCCGGAGAACCCCGAGACGTGGGTGGTGGGGCTCTCCGGGGGGAAGGACAGCGTCGTACTGACGCAGATCCTGCACGAGACGTTCGCCAAGGACCCGCGGATCGAGATCGTCGCGCTCACGATCCACGAGGGGATCGAGGGATACCGCGACGAGAGCGTCGACGCCTGCCTGGAACTCACCGAGGACCTCGAAATCCGGCACGAGGTGGTGTCGTACAGCGAGGAGTTCGGCGTGGAGATGGACGACGTCGTCGAGGACGACCCCGAGGGAATGGCCGCGTGCGCGTACTGTGGCGTGTTCCGCCGAGACCTCTTAGAGGAGTACGCGGACGAGTACGGCGCTGACAAGCTCCTGACGGGACACAATCTCGACGACGAGGCCCAGACCGCGCTCATGAACTTCCTCGAGGGCGACGTCGCCCAGATCGCGAAGCACTTCGACGCCAGCCTCGGGCCGTTCGGCGACGACGACGGCCCGACGCGCGAAGACCAGGAGAACTTCGTGCCGCGCGCGAAACCCCTCCGGGACGTCCCCGAGAAGGAGGTCGCGCTCTACTGTCACCTCCGCGACCTGCCCGCGCACATCACGGAGTGCCCGCACGCCAGCGAAGCCTACAGGGGCGAGATACAGGAACTCCTCCACGGCCTCGAAGAGAACCACCCCGGAACACGGCACAGTATCCTCGCGGGCTACGAGGAACTCGCCGGCATCGTCGCCAGCGAACACCACAGCGACGCCGAAGACACCCGCGAGAAAGCCGACCTTGGCGACTGCGAGCGATGCGGGTCCACGACCACGCGCGACGTCTGCCGGAAGTGCCAGCTGCTCGACGCACTCGACGCCTGA
- a CDS encoding ribbon-helix-helix domain-containing protein, protein MERVTLRIPKQQIDEVEQMVETGEFPNRSEAIRSAVREMLNEQSDRADKNNRSWAKV, encoded by the coding sequence ATGGAGCGTGTGACACTGCGCATTCCGAAACAGCAGATCGATGAGGTCGAACAGATGGTGGAGACGGGAGAGTTCCCGAATCGCTCGGAAGCGATCCGCTCCGCCGTGCGCGAGATGCTCAACGAACAGAGCGATCGCGCGGACAAGAACAACCGCAGCTGGGCGAAGGTGTAG
- a CDS encoding biotin/lipoate A/B protein ligase family protein yields MSSLEDGDWRLIREEARDGATNMALDEVAARTAVDDGVRTVRVYRWEPSCLSMGYRQAADSVDWTYCEREGIDVTRRQTGGGGIYHDSYADVSYSIVAPAAELPGDLMDCYELLCEPVLDAIRSVGVDADFADREYESIHEPSCYLRGIHPAHDVLAYESDEEHRSGRKLSGNAQYRQRDAVIQHGSISFDHATEKHLGVFADHDVAPAEFRERVTSVREQAGVDRDAFVTALEDHLADWCDADPGSWRDDELDAAADLAAEKYDADAWLRERDAPNAR; encoded by the coding sequence ATGAGTTCGCTCGAGGACGGGGACTGGCGGTTGATCCGGGAGGAGGCCCGGGACGGGGCGACGAACATGGCGCTGGACGAGGTCGCGGCGCGGACCGCGGTCGACGACGGCGTCCGGACCGTTCGCGTCTACCGCTGGGAGCCGAGTTGCCTCTCGATGGGGTACCGGCAGGCCGCCGACAGCGTCGACTGGACGTACTGCGAGCGCGAGGGGATCGACGTGACGCGCCGCCAGACCGGCGGTGGCGGCATCTATCACGACTCGTACGCCGACGTCTCCTACAGCATCGTCGCGCCCGCCGCGGAACTCCCCGGGGACCTCATGGACTGCTACGAGCTGCTCTGCGAGCCCGTCCTGGACGCGATCCGGAGCGTCGGCGTGGACGCCGACTTCGCGGACCGCGAGTACGAGAGCATCCACGAGCCGTCGTGTTATCTGCGGGGCATCCATCCCGCGCACGACGTGCTCGCGTACGAGAGCGACGAGGAGCATCGAAGCGGCCGGAAGCTCTCGGGGAACGCGCAGTACCGCCAGCGGGACGCCGTCATCCAGCACGGCTCGATCTCGTTCGATCACGCGACCGAGAAGCACCTCGGCGTGTTCGCGGACCACGACGTCGCGCCCGCGGAGTTCCGCGAGCGCGTGACGAGCGTGCGCGAGCAAGCGGGCGTGGACCGCGACGCGTTCGTCACCGCGCTCGAGGATCATCTCGCGGACTGGTGCGACGCCGACCCCGGCTCTTGGCGCGACGACGAACTCGACGCCGCCGCCGACCTGGCCGCCGAGAAGTACGACGCCGACGCGTGGCTCCGCGAGCGGGACGCCCCGAACGCTCGCTGA